A stretch of Pogona vitticeps strain Pit_001003342236 chromosome 5, PviZW2.1, whole genome shotgun sequence DNA encodes these proteins:
- the NPY1R gene encoding neuropeptide Y receptor type 1 translates to MNTSLLSSSVGNYSVQNFTKGTSGLLRFPDDDCPVPLAMIFTLALAYGTVILLGISGNLALIIIILKQKEMRNVTNILIVNLSFSDLLITIMCLPFTFVYTLMDHWIFGEVMCKLNPFVQCVSITVSVFSLVLIAIERHQLIINPRGWRPNNRHAYIGIAAIWIVAVASSLPFLVYHVLTDEPFTNLTIEEYKGKYVCLDSFPMESIRLSYTTALLVIQYLGPLCFIFICYLKIYIRLKRRCSMMDKMRDNKYRSTETKRINIMLISIVVAFAVCWLPLTVFNTVFDWNHEILPAACSHNLLFLICHLTAMISTCVNPIFYGFLNKNFQRDLQVFFRFCDFHTRDDDYETIAMSTMHTDISKTSLKQASPTAFKKISDSDDERV, encoded by the exons AAATTATTCTGTTCAGAATTTCACAAAGGGGACATCCGGACTTCTGCGCTTTCCAGATGATGACTGTCCCGTGCCTTTGGCCATGATTTTCACGTTGGCCCTGGCTTATGGTACTGTTATCCTTCTTGGAATTTCTGGAAATTTGGccttgatcatcatcatcttaaaacaaaAGGAGATGCGCAATGTGACCAACATCCTCATAGTCAATCTTTCCTTTTCGGACCTCCTGATCACCATCATGTGTCTACCCTTCACTTTTGTTTACACCTTAATGGACCACTGGATTTTTGGGGAAGTAATGTGCAAGCTGAACCCTTTTGTTCAGTGTGTCTCTATCACAGTCTCAGTTTTCTCTTTGGTCCTCATTGCTATTGAACGCCATCAGCTCATTATCAACCCTCGGGGCTGGAGGCCAAATAACAGACATGCTTATATAGGGATTGCTGCTATCTGGATTGTAGCAGTGGCTTCATCGTTGCCTTTCTTGGTTTATCATGTACTAACAGATGAGCCTTTCACAAATCTAACAATAGAGGAGTACAAGGGAAAATATGTGTGCTTGGATTCATTTCCAATGGAGTCTATCAGGCTTTCGTATACCACAGCTCTCTTGGTGATACAGTACTTGGGGCCCCTTTGCTTCATATTCATTTGCTATTTAAAG ATATACATACGTTTGAAAAGGAGATGCAGCATGATGGACAAGATGAGAGACAATAAGTACCGATCCACTGAAACAAAAAGGATCAACATCATGCTTATTTCTATTGTGGTTGCATTTGCTGtgtgctggctgcctctcactgTGTTTAATACGGTCTTTGACTGGAATCATGAGATCCTCCCAGCAGCCTGCAGCCACAACTTGTTGTTTTTGATTTGCCACCTCACAGCTATGATCTCGACTTGCGTGAACCCTATATTTTATGGATTCCTCAACAAAAACTTCCAAAGAGATTTGCAAGTTTTCTTTCGTTTCTGTGATTTCCACACAAGGGATGATGACTATGAGACAATAGCCATGTCCACGATGCATACTGACATTTCAAAGACCTCCTTGAAGCAAGCCAGTCCGACTGCATTCAAAAAAATCAGTGATAGTGATGATGAAAGAGTGTAA